In a genomic window of Ruminococcus albus 7 = DSM 20455:
- a CDS encoding SH3 domain-containing protein — MTRGLFYEKNIVTVIITACCLTACGSVTNPEHDNTSTQSETTATTTTTTESSRHKGVTKIIEISEPEAKTTSDEEWHRRDTYHSTIGLDTYVYAEPSEDFEQIGELKIGDVVVDIGDANVDNWIVIEWNDGIGFVNRDYIW; from the coding sequence ATGACGAGAGGATTATTTTATGAGAAAAATATAGTTACAGTTATAATTACTGCATGCTGTCTTACTGCCTGCGGTTCAGTTACAAACCCAGAACATGATAATACATCTACCCAGAGTGAAACAACAGCAACGACCACTACAACTACCGAATCATCACGTCATAAGGGCGTAACTAAAATAATTGAGATCTCGGAACCTGAAGCCAAGACGACTTCCGACGAAGAATGGCATCGTCGTGATACGTACCACTCGACGATCGGGCTCGATACTTACGTCTATGCAGAACCTTCAGAAGATTTCGAGCAGATAGGTGAACTTAAAATAGGGGATGTAGTTGTGGATATCGGCGATGCAAATGTCGATAATTGGATAGTTATTGAATGGAATGACGGTATTGGTTTTGTTAATAGAGACTATATATGGTAG
- a CDS encoding Ig-like domain-containing protein: protein MTIRNSWKKLIAGTLAVLVVAGAAPAALGGGVKLFDTAIVASADSSTITVVSTTDELYAALDDSSVSYILFAGDITIGSSIYINRDLTVDLNGYTLSHSAWILFNADCKVTFQNGTINKGSGSGYFYGYATVKLTLKDLNLYTSYSVVNIANSASSVTLDNAYFESAYDYSFAYNDNEATVNGTSRDTPVSTFTRNVTGVTLDKTEMELTYGESDTVSVTLLPFDAENKRLTVLVGDTDIADYEFDQTNPNGIIVTGKKAGTTTITFTGDSWTDTIDDDISAVLTVTVNKADSTVTVAPTANELTYTGSGQDLVAKGETEDGTIVYAIGESADTAPNADAFSENIPGGTEAGDYYVWYKVIGDENHNDSEPVSVKVTIAEPEDSSTPDSSETDSSTVDSSEAESSEAESKADESKADSKSDSTKTDSSSKAASAATTSNPATGSAAAGVSATALAAAALIVSKKKDE, encoded by the coding sequence ATGACTATCAGAAATTCATGGAAGAAGCTTATAGCAGGCACACTGGCTGTGCTCGTTGTTGCAGGTGCGGCGCCTGCGGCTCTCGGCGGCGGCGTGAAGCTGTTTGATACGGCGATAGTGGCGAGCGCGGACAGCAGTACAATAACTGTTGTATCGACCACCGATGAACTGTATGCCGCTTTGGATGACAGCTCCGTTTCGTATATTCTGTTCGCCGGTGATATTACCATTGGCTCTTCCATATATATCAACAGAGATCTGACAGTAGACCTTAACGGTTATACCTTGTCCCATTCGGCGTGGATACTGTTCAATGCTGACTGTAAAGTAACGTTTCAGAACGGTACGATAAACAAGGGATCGGGTAGTGGCTATTTTTACGGTTATGCTACAGTTAAACTGACATTGAAGGATCTTAATCTGTATACATCGTATAGTGTTGTTAATATTGCTAATTCAGCAAGCAGTGTCACACTGGATAATGCATATTTTGAGTCAGCGTATGACTATTCTTTTGCATACAACGATAACGAAGCCACGGTAAACGGCACTTCGAGGGATACACCTGTCTCGACATTTACCAGAAATGTGACCGGAGTGACGCTTGACAAGACCGAAATGGAGCTGACCTACGGCGAGAGCGATACTGTATCGGTAACTTTGCTCCCGTTTGATGCCGAGAACAAGCGTCTTACCGTTCTGGTCGGTGACACCGATATTGCTGATTATGAGTTTGATCAGACCAATCCCAATGGAATTATTGTAACAGGCAAGAAGGCTGGGACAACGACTATAACATTTACCGGTGACAGCTGGACAGATACGATCGATGATGACATATCTGCCGTACTGACCGTGACCGTAAACAAGGCTGACAGCACCGTTACCGTAGCCCCCACAGCCAACGAGCTGACCTACACAGGCAGCGGACAGGATCTTGTAGCAAAGGGTGAGACCGAGGACGGAACGATCGTATATGCTATCGGCGAGAGCGCAGATACCGCACCTAATGCCGATGCATTCTCCGAGAATATCCCGGGCGGCACCGAAGCAGGCGATTACTATGTATGGTACAAGGTCATCGGTGACGAGAACCACAACGACAGCGAGCCTGTATCTGTAAAGGTAACGATCGCAGAGCCCGAAGACAGCAGCACTCCCGACAGCTCCGAGACCGACAGCAGCACAGTTGACAGTAGCGAAGCTGAAAGCAGCGAAGCAGAGAGCAAGGCAGATGAAAGCAAGGCAGACAGCAAGTCTGATTCGACCAAGACTGACAGCTCTTCAAAGGCAGCCTCAGCAGCAACGACCTCTAACCCTGCAACAGGCTCAGCCGCAGCAGGAGTAAGCGCAACAGCCCTCGCAGCCGCAGCACTTATCGTTTCAAAGAAGAAAGACGAATAA
- a CDS encoding N-acetyltransferase, with protein MTDTFHTIPYTKELQKQFASKFDCGNEAINMFLRDSISLDPLFGKTYVLISEDAIVGYYNISTGHIEDDQSIRMGGTIYINYLALDQEYHKVKFDEEGYVSDFLLGDCFNRVLHLQDNYVGFTFITLSSTEEGYYLYKRNGFEELEDDMKMAKNDGEKRCIPMYLPLDLED; from the coding sequence ATGACTGATACATTTCACACCATCCCCTACACAAAAGAACTTCAAAAGCAATTCGCTTCTAAATTCGACTGTGGCAATGAAGCGATCAATATGTTCCTGCGTGACAGCATTTCCCTCGATCCATTGTTTGGCAAGACCTATGTGCTGATTTCGGAAGATGCTATTGTTGGCTACTACAATATAAGTACAGGACATATCGAAGATGATCAAAGTATCCGAATGGGTGGAACAATTTACATAAACTACCTCGCACTTGATCAGGAATACCATAAGGTGAAATTTGATGAAGAAGGCTATGTTTCTGATTTTCTGCTGGGCGATTGTTTTAACCGTGTGTTGCACCTGCAGGACAACTATGTTGGTTTTACCTTCATAACATTGTCATCTACCGAGGAAGGCTACTATCTTTATAAACGCAATGGGTTTGAAGAATTAGAGGATGACATGAAGATGGCTAAAAATGACGGTGAAAAAAGATGCATACCCATGTATCTGCCACTGGATCTGGAAGATTAA
- a CDS encoding BspA family leucine-rich repeat surface protein: MKMKKVLAVVMAFCMVAGAVSFGAPVIAQSITAEAANASCCSMNYNTGVLTLSGEVDASAVKAYANNKNVKSVVAEEETVFPENCSKLFYNFKYCTYMDLSKADTSKVTNMSYMFSSCNALKTLNISGFKTSKVTDMSHMFYWCNKLTTLDLSGFDTSNVTDMSYMFNWCIDLTTLDLSRFNTSNVTDMSYMFYWCNNLPTLDLSRFDTSKVTDMSGMFGGCYSLATLNTRVLNTSKVTNMSSMFYSCAGLTTIDLSRFNTSNVTDMSGMFNICSGLTTIDLSRFNTSNVTDMSAMFGSCSGLSTIDLSVLNTSKVTNMANMFSGCSGLTELDLSGFDTSNVTNMSSMFNGCSGLTELDLSGFDTSNVINMSSMFSYCTGFTSLDLSGFDANSVTDMKYMFSGCSNLTSLDLSGFDTGNVTNMWSMFGYCTSLSKLDVSSFDTSNVTEMTYMFTGCNKLTELDLSNFDTSNVWQMSNMFSGCSGLTSLDVSSFDTKKGYNMSNMFKNCSSLTSLDVSGFDVSEASFMDGMFEGCSGLTELDISGFKTNNVTNTYNMFAGCSGLRSLDLSGFNTSKNLTMYNMFTGCSSLMSLDLSNFDTTKITDMKEVFKGCTDLTTLDISNFDTSKVTNMSAMFGDCNNLKTIKIGENFKNIKEAAKLPNGEGWVNENAPSTIISGSDEFAVIENSGNNTFKRFTPVEEYVPTYPRNIKVEYSKKYHQVRFTWDKVEGADRYGIAVYLAGKWRVQAQNITGTVYTSPKNLTPGKTYKVAIAARVNGRWDTTNAIRHSGTVTIR; encoded by the coding sequence ATGAAGATGAAAAAAGTATTAGCGGTAGTGATGGCGTTTTGTATGGTGGCAGGTGCGGTTAGCTTTGGAGCGCCTGTTATTGCACAAAGTATAACCGCTGAGGCAGCTAATGCAAGCTGTTGTTCAATGAATTATAATACAGGTGTGCTTACACTTAGTGGTGAAGTTGACGCTAGTGCTGTAAAGGCATATGCTAATAATAAGAATGTAAAATCCGTTGTAGCCGAAGAAGAAACTGTTTTTCCTGAAAACTGCAGTAAGCTGTTTTATAATTTCAAATACTGCACTTATATGGATCTTTCAAAAGCGGATACAAGCAAAGTAACAAATATGAGTTATATGTTTAGCTCGTGTAATGCATTGAAAACTCTCAATATTAGCGGTTTTAAAACGAGCAAGGTTACAGATATGAGCCATATGTTTTATTGGTGTAATAAACTAACAACTCTTGATTTAAGCGGATTTGATACAAGCAATGTTACAGATATGAGTTATATGTTTAATTGGTGCATTGACCTGACAACTCTTGATTTAAGCAGATTTAACACGAGCAATGTCACAGATATGAGCTATATGTTTTATTGGTGTAATAACCTGCCAACTCTTGATTTAAGCAGATTTGATACAAGCAAGGTTACAGATATGAGTGGTATGTTTGGCGGTTGTTACAGTTTAGCTACTTTAAATACTAGAGTGTTAAATACAAGCAAAGTTACAAATATGAGCAGTATGTTCTATTCCTGTGCCGGTTTGACTACAATTGATCTGAGTAGATTTAATACAAGCAATGTAACAGATATGAGTGGTATGTTTAATATCTGTTCAGGTTTGACCACGATTGATCTGAGTAGGTTTAATACAAGCAATGTAACAGATATGAGTGCTATGTTTGGTTCTTGTTCTGGTTTGTCTACAATTGATCTGAGTGTATTAAATACTAGCAAAGTAACAAATATGGCCAATATGTTTAGCGGCTGTTCAGGTTTGACTGAACTTGATCTGAGTGGGTTTGATACAAGCAATGTAACAAATATGAGCAGTATGTTTAACGGCTGTTCAGGTTTGACTGAACTTGATCTGAGTGGGTTTGATACAAGCAATGTAATAAATATGAGCAGTATGTTCAGTTACTGTACCGGTTTTACATCATTAGACCTAAGCGGATTTGACGCAAACAGTGTTACCGATATGAAATATATGTTCTCGGGCTGTTCTAACCTGACCTCGCTTGATCTGAGCGGATTTGATACCGGTAATGTCACCAATATGTGGAGTATGTTCGGGTATTGCACCTCTTTGTCTAAACTTGATGTAAGCAGTTTTGATACAAGCAATGTTACAGAAATGACATATATGTTCACTGGTTGTAACAAGCTTACAGAACTTGATTTGAGTAATTTTGATACAAGCAATGTTTGGCAAATGAGTAATATGTTTTCCGGCTGTTCAGGTTTAACTTCGCTTGATGTTAGCAGCTTTGATACTAAAAAAGGCTATAATATGTCTAATATGTTCAAGAATTGTTCCAGTCTGACTTCACTTGATGTAAGTGGATTTGATGTAAGCGAAGCTTCATTTATGGATGGTATGTTTGAGGGCTGTTCCGGTTTGACTGAACTTGATATCAGCGGTTTCAAAACAAACAATGTTACCAATACGTACAATATGTTTGCTGGTTGTTCGGGTCTGAGATCACTTGATCTGAGCGGTTTCAATACCAGCAAGAATCTGACCATGTACAATATGTTCACCGGTTGTTCAAGTTTGATGTCCCTTGACCTGAGCAACTTTGATACTACTAAAATCACAGATATGAAAGAAGTGTTCAAGGGTTGTACTGATCTTACTACACTTGATATCAGCAACTTCGATACAAGCAAGGTAACAAATATGAGTGCTATGTTCGGCGATTGTAATAATCTGAAAACCATTAAAATTGGCGAGAATTTCAAAAACATAAAAGAAGCTGCAAAGCTTCCTAACGGTGAGGGCTGGGTGAATGAAAATGCGCCTTCAACCATTATCAGCGGCAGTGATGAATTTGCTGTTATTGAAAACAGCGGCAACAACACCTTCAAGCGTTTCACACCGGTTGAAGAATACGTGCCCACATATCCCAGAAATATCAAGGTAGAATACAGCAAAAAATATCACCAGGTCAGATTTACTTGGGACAAAGTCGAAGGTGCTGATAGATACGGCATAGCAGTATATCTGGCAGGAAAGTGGAGAGTTCAAGCGCAGAATATCACCGGAACGGTTTACACTTCTCCCAAAAATCTCACCCCGGGCAAGACCTACAAAGTGGCTATCGCCGCAAGAGTTAACGGCAGATGGGATACAACAAACGCTATCAGACATTCGGGTACTGTTACTATCAGGTGA
- the tnpA gene encoding IS66 family insertion sequence element accessory protein TnpA: protein MDKTTSITTIKKEMQLQEWSAQIKAQQASGLTIREWCKENGIKPNTYYNRLRKVREKYIENSPTIVPVSVPCSNENIRIEKNGLQISLPADISADTLTALVHELC from the coding sequence ATGGACAAAACAACATCCATCACAACAATCAAAAAAGAAATGCAGCTTCAGGAATGGTCTGCGCAGATCAAAGCACAGCAGGCAAGCGGTCTGACGATCCGGGAATGGTGCAAAGAAAATGGGATCAAGCCAAACACGTATTACAACCGCCTAAGAAAAGTGCGTGAAAAGTATATCGAAAATTCTCCGACCATCGTTCCTGTATCAGTTCCTTGCTCAAACGAAAATATCCGCATTGAGAAAAACGGACTTCAAATATCTCTTCCGGCAGATATATCTGCGGACACTCTGACCGCTTTGGTGCATGAGCTATGCTGA
- the tnpB gene encoding IS66 family insertion sequence element accessory protein TnpB (TnpB, as the term is used for proteins encoded by IS66 family insertion elements, is considered an accessory protein, since TnpC, encoded by a neighboring gene, is a DDE family transposase.) — protein sequence MLNDLAADAQVYLVTGYTDLRRGIDGLATIVQAQLRLDPFSKALFLFCGRRCDRIKGLLWEGDGFLLLYKRLDNGRFQWPRSETEAVMLTSQQIRWLLEGLKIEQPKAIREGKPGALY from the coding sequence ATGCTGAATGATCTGGCAGCGGACGCACAGGTCTATCTTGTTACGGGATACACCGACCTTCGACGCGGGATAGACGGACTTGCGACTATCGTTCAGGCTCAGCTTCGACTTGACCCGTTCTCGAAAGCATTGTTTTTGTTCTGCGGCAGACGTTGTGACCGCATCAAAGGTCTGCTGTGGGAGGGCGATGGTTTTCTGCTGTTGTACAAGCGCCTTGACAACGGAAGATTCCAGTGGCCGCGCAGTGAGACCGAAGCAGTAATGCTCACATCTCAGCAAATTCGCTGGCTTCTGGAAGGCTTGAAAATAGAGCAGCCGAAGGCTATCCGTGAGGGAAAGCCGGGGGCGCTGTATTAA
- the tnpC gene encoding IS66 family transposase — MSEPNMTSEIVSLRNENAVLKEELALANQQLAWFRKQIFGRKTEQTSVVMEKEFGVQLSMFGNNEEKSAAKSAETITVPEHKRKKKRTHDEWMNNLPVKEEHHKIDNPVCEICGAEMEELTPEKAYDELIFTPPKYHIRRHIVHKYKCPECGEKPEERDEPCHIIRAPYPHAMIPGSYCSPELLAHIIYEKYAKSVPLHRQEKDFNSKNIPLLKATMSNWVGTAAEKWCLPIVEKMHETLIAGQMIHADETTVQVLHEEGRKPTTTSRMWVYCNGKMNDRSIIIFDYQPTRKGEHASNFLKGFIGYLICDGYDAYNAVEGAKRCGCMTHARRGFIQALPNDQKLHSTSVAAKAVEYFNKIYHEENLLADSSTEYRYKQRLVKVKPLLDEFFAWLENVQVSGKGKLTDAVRYALNERKYLYTFLENGDVPIDNNRAENAIRPFALGRKNWLFSNTANGARSSATLYSIISTAQANGVDAEKYLTELFSQPAGTILLPWREENET, encoded by the coding sequence ATGTCCGAACCAAATATGACATCGGAAATTGTATCGCTCCGTAATGAAAACGCTGTTCTCAAGGAAGAACTAGCACTTGCCAATCAGCAGTTAGCGTGGTTCAGAAAGCAGATATTCGGAAGAAAAACAGAGCAGACATCTGTTGTTATGGAAAAGGAGTTCGGTGTTCAGCTTTCCATGTTCGGAAACAATGAAGAAAAATCCGCAGCTAAATCTGCCGAAACAATTACTGTTCCCGAACACAAGCGCAAGAAAAAACGCACTCACGATGAATGGATGAACAATCTGCCTGTAAAAGAAGAACATCACAAAATTGACAACCCGGTATGCGAAATATGCGGCGCCGAAATGGAAGAACTGACTCCCGAAAAGGCTTACGATGAACTTATATTTACGCCGCCAAAATATCATATCCGCAGGCATATAGTACATAAGTACAAGTGTCCCGAGTGCGGAGAAAAGCCCGAAGAAAGGGACGAACCTTGTCATATCATCCGTGCGCCATATCCTCACGCTATGATCCCGGGAAGCTATTGCTCTCCCGAACTTCTGGCTCATATCATCTACGAAAAATATGCAAAGTCAGTACCTCTGCACCGTCAGGAAAAGGACTTTAATTCCAAAAACATACCTCTGCTCAAAGCGACTATGTCTAATTGGGTAGGCACTGCTGCCGAAAAATGGTGTTTGCCGATTGTGGAGAAAATGCATGAGACGCTTATCGCAGGGCAGATGATCCATGCCGATGAAACGACCGTTCAGGTGCTTCACGAGGAAGGCCGAAAGCCTACCACGACATCAAGAATGTGGGTCTACTGCAACGGCAAAATGAATGACAGGAGCATCATCATTTTCGATTATCAGCCGACACGAAAGGGTGAGCACGCCTCGAATTTCCTGAAAGGATTTATCGGCTATCTTATCTGTGACGGATACGATGCCTACAATGCAGTCGAGGGTGCTAAGCGATGCGGCTGTATGACTCATGCAAGGCGTGGTTTTATTCAGGCTCTTCCGAACGACCAAAAGCTGCACAGCACTTCTGTTGCGGCAAAGGCAGTAGAATATTTCAACAAGATATATCACGAAGAAAATCTGCTTGCCGACAGCTCCACAGAATACAGATATAAACAGCGCCTTGTGAAGGTAAAGCCTTTGCTTGACGAGTTTTTTGCGTGGCTTGAAAATGTTCAGGTCAGTGGTAAGGGCAAGCTGACAGATGCAGTAAGATATGCGTTGAATGAACGGAAATATCTTTACACGTTTCTTGAAAACGGAGACGTGCCTATCGACAACAACAGAGCCGAAAACGCAATAAGACCGTTTGCGTTAGGCCGAAAAAATTGGCTGTTTTCAAATACAGCAAACGGAGCCAGATCAAGTGCAACGCTGTATTCGATCATTTCAACTGCACAGGCGAACGGTGTTGATGCTGAGAAATACCTGACCGAGCTGTTTTCACAGCCTGCGGGAACGATATTATTACCATGGAGGGAAGAAAATGAAACTTAG
- a CDS encoding tyrosine-type recombinase/integrase: MKESYKNDCPYYLEDFLINLSVIKNRGDLTSSEYYLDIRTFLRYLKVKNKMVSAETKFNDITISDVPIEMIENFTKKDAYLYMVWLKDERQNGASARARKTTSLKQFYDYLANKAQLIPKDNMVSLEVPHVKRALPKYLSLDEVQKLLSSIRTKNTERDYCIITLFLNCGMRLSELCGININDISFENKTLRLMGKGKKERIITLNNNCLDAIEKYLPYRKNYEMAQNEKALFLSSRKNRLSRRRVQKIIEECIMDAGLKNTGVTTHKLRHTAATLMYNNNGGDILAVKEILGHESTATTEIYTHLGSEKMKNTMDVMEDLLKKKD; the protein is encoded by the coding sequence GTGAAAGAAAGCTATAAGAACGATTGCCCTTATTATCTTGAGGATTTTTTGATAAATTTAAGTGTAATAAAAAATCGTGGTGATCTTACTTCAAGTGAATATTATCTTGATATAAGAACATTTTTAAGATACTTAAAGGTAAAGAATAAAATGGTTTCAGCTGAGACCAAGTTCAATGACATCACTATAAGCGATGTTCCTATAGAAATGATAGAAAACTTTACTAAAAAAGATGCTTACCTTTATATGGTATGGCTCAAGGATGAAAGACAGAATGGAGCTTCCGCCAGAGCAAGAAAAACTACCTCACTGAAACAGTTCTATGATTACCTGGCTAATAAAGCCCAACTGATACCTAAGGATAATATGGTTTCTCTGGAAGTTCCGCACGTAAAAAGGGCCTTGCCTAAATACCTTTCACTTGACGAAGTCCAGAAGCTGCTTTCTTCCATCCGTACCAAAAACACTGAAAGAGATTATTGTATAATAACTCTGTTTTTGAATTGCGGAATGAGACTTTCTGAATTATGCGGTATAAATATAAATGATATAAGTTTTGAAAACAAGACTTTAAGGCTGATGGGTAAAGGAAAAAAAGAAAGAATAATAACCCTGAATAACAATTGTCTTGATGCTATTGAAAAATATCTTCCATACAGGAAAAATTACGAGATGGCACAAAATGAAAAAGCCTTGTTCTTGTCTTCCAGAAAGAACAGACTATCTAGACGGAGAGTTCAAAAGATAATTGAAGAATGCATAATGGATGCAGGCTTAAAAAATACGGGTGTAACTACTCACAAGCTCAGACATACAGCTGCTACTCTGATGTATAATAATAATGGCGGAGATATTCTTGCTGTAAAAGAGATCCTTGGTCATGAAAGTACGGCAACAACAGAAATTTACACTCATCTCGGATCAGAAAAAATGAAAAATACTATGGATGTTATGGAAGATCTTCTAAAGAAAAAAGATTGA